One window of the Natrinema sp. HArc-T2 genome contains the following:
- a CDS encoding DUF368 domain-containing protein: MEYERSDAVDDRLEWLRTYGYGLCMGTADALPGVSGGTVALLLGFYGRLIAAVTAFTPWRAAAVLRGYHPDQRTKAREALLELDLGFLLPLGVGIITAVVIVADAVSNLAQSHPVAMFGFFTGLIAASVITLGRSLSISSPTHVAAAVTGTGLALLVAADIVSLPGSGPMVIVLAGAIAVSAMILPGISGSLILILLGQYVFLSSELSAFVHALGDLPGGGSLAAVTDPGTTVVLFVIGGVTGLVTIARIVRIALDRRRELTLVFLVSLIAGSVPAPLTNIAATHAWTTGTITLTAAWAGVGVIALFGLEYLVGGFDPE, encoded by the coding sequence ATGGAGTATGAGCGTTCGGACGCGGTCGACGACCGCCTCGAGTGGCTGCGGACCTACGGCTACGGGCTCTGTATGGGAACGGCAGACGCGCTCCCGGGCGTCTCCGGCGGGACCGTCGCGCTGTTGCTTGGCTTCTATGGTCGACTGATCGCCGCGGTCACCGCGTTTACACCCTGGCGGGCGGCCGCCGTGCTCCGGGGCTACCATCCCGACCAGCGGACGAAGGCGCGTGAAGCGCTGCTCGAGCTGGATCTGGGATTCTTGCTCCCGCTCGGTGTCGGCATCATCACCGCGGTCGTCATCGTCGCCGACGCCGTCTCCAATCTCGCTCAGTCCCATCCAGTCGCAATGTTCGGCTTCTTTACCGGCCTGATCGCTGCCTCGGTGATCACGCTCGGTCGAAGTCTGTCGATTTCGTCGCCGACACACGTCGCGGCCGCCGTGACGGGGACCGGGCTCGCGTTGCTGGTCGCCGCCGACATCGTCTCGCTGCCCGGAAGCGGCCCGATGGTGATCGTCCTCGCGGGTGCGATCGCGGTCAGCGCGATGATCCTCCCGGGGATCTCAGGGTCGCTGATTCTAATCTTACTCGGCCAGTACGTCTTCCTCTCGTCGGAACTGAGCGCGTTCGTCCACGCACTGGGCGACCTCCCCGGTGGTGGTTCGCTTGCGGCCGTCACCGATCCGGGAACGACCGTGGTACTGTTCGTCATCGGCGGTGTCACCGGCCTCGTCACCATCGCGCGCATCGTCCGCATCGCCCTCGACCGGCGTCGCGAACTCACGCTCGTCTTCCTCGTGAGCCTCATCGCCGGCTCGGTGCCCGCCCCCCTGACCAACATCGCCGCGACGCACGCGTGGACGACGGGAACGATAACGCTAACCGCCGCATGGGCGGGCGTCGGTGTGATCGCTCTGTTCGGCCTCGAGTACCTCGTCGGCGGCTTCGATCCGGAGTAA
- the nasA gene encoding assimilatory nitrate reductase NasA, translated as MTDHVPSTCMRCAVGCGLRQQPADQGDGLEAVSGDPAHPVSRGSACRRGIRETADPDGERLTRPLVREDGELVATTWESALERAANGLETALARSSDAVAVLGSGQQTTEAAYALGKLARGGFGTRYYDANTTLCMASAVTAYYDAFGSDAPPPTYDDIPVAKRHIVWGANPAVAHPVLFRWIRQSAAEDDSRLIVVDPVHSETAAAADYHVPLKPGSDLALARAVLARVLETDRVDEGFVSQATTGFDTLRADLPDAATAAERAGVSMTDVDKLADALAVPALLYWGMGINQSVNGTATAGALIDLCLATGNLRPGSGPFSLTGQANSMGTRVCSAKGTWPGHRPFGDPDHRRTVAEAWDVSVSRLPDDPGPGPVGLVDAIDDEIDAVYAVATNPVAGMPDTTRVREQLADAFLVVQDAFRSETVAYADVVLPAATWGETEGTTMSMDRTVSRVRAATEPPGVARTDLEIIGSLAARLVPDLFDSALEPAAVFEEFAALTADTPADCSGISYERLAAERAVRWPAPAADGSAGYRYYTSGAAGESWTFPISSGRVQFSSGEARPLPDPPDDAYPLTLTTARQPDAYNTGVRSRDEVGPPTARLSPATAAAFADGLEQSTDDHADDGRLARLGSRRAAVTVRVEPDAAIPDGVVWLPIHHPSVNALTTAAVDPRSKEPNFKQCAVRLEPPQPDRESRLDGP; from the coding sequence GTGACTGACCACGTCCCGTCGACGTGTATGCGGTGTGCAGTCGGCTGTGGACTCCGCCAGCAGCCAGCCGACCAGGGGGACGGCCTCGAGGCCGTCAGCGGCGATCCCGCTCACCCGGTCAGCCGAGGATCGGCATGCCGTCGTGGCATCCGAGAGACCGCCGATCCGGACGGCGAGCGGCTGACCCGCCCGCTCGTTCGTGAGGACGGTGAACTCGTCGCGACGACCTGGGAGTCCGCACTCGAGCGCGCGGCCAACGGACTCGAAACCGCGCTCGCCCGGAGCAGCGACGCCGTCGCCGTACTGGGCAGCGGCCAGCAGACGACCGAGGCTGCCTACGCGCTGGGGAAACTCGCCCGCGGTGGCTTCGGCACGCGGTACTACGACGCCAACACGACGCTCTGTATGGCCTCGGCAGTGACTGCCTACTACGACGCCTTTGGCAGCGACGCACCGCCGCCGACCTACGATGACATTCCCGTGGCCAAGCGCCACATCGTCTGGGGTGCGAACCCGGCGGTCGCGCACCCAGTCCTGTTTCGCTGGATTCGTCAGTCTGCAGCCGAAGACGACTCCCGACTCATCGTTGTCGATCCCGTTCACAGCGAAACCGCCGCAGCTGCCGACTACCACGTCCCGCTCAAGCCCGGCAGCGATCTCGCACTCGCGCGGGCTGTCCTCGCTCGCGTCCTCGAGACCGACCGGGTTGACGAGGGCTTCGTGTCCCAGGCGACGACCGGGTTCGACACGCTCCGCGCGGACCTCCCCGACGCGGCTACAGCCGCCGAACGGGCGGGCGTCTCGATGACCGATGTCGACAAGTTAGCCGACGCGCTCGCTGTTCCGGCGCTTCTGTACTGGGGAATGGGAATCAACCAGAGTGTCAACGGGACCGCGACCGCGGGTGCGCTGATCGATCTGTGTCTCGCAACCGGCAACCTCCGACCGGGTTCGGGACCGTTCTCACTGACTGGCCAGGCAAACTCGATGGGAACCCGCGTCTGTTCAGCGAAGGGGACCTGGCCCGGCCACCGCCCGTTCGGCGATCCCGATCACCGCAGGACGGTTGCCGAGGCGTGGGACGTCTCGGTTTCTCGGCTGCCCGACGATCCGGGACCGGGGCCGGTCGGACTCGTCGACGCGATCGACGACGAGATCGACGCAGTCTACGCGGTCGCAACTAACCCCGTCGCGGGCATGCCCGACACGACGCGCGTCCGCGAGCAGCTTGCGGACGCGTTCCTCGTTGTTCAGGACGCCTTCCGCAGCGAGACGGTCGCATACGCCGATGTCGTCCTGCCTGCGGCGACGTGGGGCGAGACCGAGGGGACGACGATGTCGATGGACCGGACCGTCTCCCGGGTGCGGGCCGCGACGGAACCGCCGGGGGTGGCCCGAACGGACCTCGAGATCATCGGCTCCCTCGCTGCTCGCCTCGTTCCTGACCTGTTCGACAGCGCACTCGAGCCCGCCGCGGTCTTCGAGGAGTTCGCGGCGCTAACTGCCGACACGCCGGCCGACTGTTCGGGAATTAGTTACGAGCGCCTCGCGGCCGAGCGCGCGGTTCGCTGGCCGGCACCTGCGGCGGATGGCTCGGCTGGGTATCGATATTACACCAGTGGAGCGGCGGGCGAGTCGTGGACGTTCCCCATATCGTCCGGTCGCGTGCAGTTCTCGAGTGGCGAGGCGCGACCGCTGCCCGACCCACCTGACGATGCCTACCCGTTGACGCTGACGACCGCACGCCAGCCGGACGCGTACAACACTGGGGTGCGGTCCCGCGACGAGGTGGGGCCACCGACGGCGCGGCTCAGCCCGGCGACGGCAGCCGCGTTCGCGGACGGCCTCGAGCAGTCCACTGACGACCACGCTGACGACGGGCGGCTGGCACGCCTCGGTTCCCGGCGTGCTGCGGTCACCGTCCGCGTCGAACCAGACGCGGCGATCCCCGATGGCGTCGTCTGGCTGCCGATCCACCATCCGAGCGTCAACGCCCTCACGACAGCCGCCGTCGATCCACGGTCGAAGGAGCCGAACTTCAAACAGTGTGCGGTTCGCCTCGAGCCGCCCCAACCGGACCGCGAGAGCCGTCTCGACGGACCCTGA
- a CDS encoding twin-arginine translocase subunit TatC gives MSDESVDDRDLEGLPEPQNGSDEQQPPIADAAAADSPNVETDGEGVVGDHPSPEPTYPDSDDDIGGVSTPPGDEEMPLADHIEEMVLRLAVVLLFGAGGTAIGLLWASQAIEFVWFSVFPSGSNAPPPHVYQPLELWLTRIKVASLLGIMVALPAFVYECYLFMRPGLYPNERKYYLAAVPTSVVLGAVGMLFSYVLVLPILFQYFTYYAEDSAIVAYALGETFNLVITLMGFLAIVFQIPLFIMLAIMMGVTTRRWLAQKRLYFWAAFAGLSFMFTLDPTGMAPILVAVTMILLFEGTLFILKWVGR, from the coding sequence ATGTCGGACGAGTCGGTGGATGACCGCGACCTCGAGGGTCTCCCAGAGCCACAGAACGGCTCCGACGAGCAGCAGCCACCGATCGCGGACGCCGCTGCCGCGGACTCACCGAACGTAGAGACCGACGGCGAAGGCGTCGTCGGCGATCACCCGTCTCCCGAGCCGACGTATCCAGACTCTGACGATGACATCGGTGGGGTCTCGACGCCGCCGGGCGACGAGGAGATGCCCCTGGCCGATCACATCGAGGAGATGGTGCTTCGGCTGGCAGTCGTATTGCTGTTCGGCGCCGGTGGGACGGCGATCGGCCTGTTGTGGGCCTCACAGGCCATCGAGTTCGTCTGGTTCTCTGTCTTCCCATCCGGCAGCAATGCGCCGCCACCACACGTCTACCAGCCCCTCGAGCTGTGGCTGACCCGGATCAAGGTCGCGTCGCTGCTCGGGATCATGGTCGCGCTGCCGGCGTTCGTCTACGAGTGTTACCTGTTCATGCGACCGGGGCTGTATCCAAACGAGCGCAAATATTATCTCGCGGCCGTGCCGACGAGCGTCGTGCTCGGGGCGGTTGGCATGCTGTTTTCGTACGTCCTCGTGTTACCGATCCTCTTTCAGTACTTCACCTACTACGCCGAGGACAGTGCGATCGTTGCCTACGCACTCGGCGAGACGTTCAATCTGGTCATCACGCTGATGGGCTTTCTCGCCATCGTCTTCCAGATTCCGCTCTTTATCATGCTCGCGATCATGATGGGCGTGACGACCCGTCGCTGGCTGGCTCAGAAGCGCCTGTACTTCTGGGCGGCGTTCGCGGGGCTGTCCTTTATGTTCACGCTCGATCCGACGGGGATGGCCCCGATTCTCGTGGCCGTCACCATGATCCTGCTGTTCGAGGGAACGCTGTTCATCCTGAAGTGGGTCGGACGATAG
- a CDS encoding helix-hairpin-helix domain-containing protein: MDLESIPGVGEKTARALAALDDPERALRAGDVATLATAPGITQGRAARIARGAIRLEHDDPGGFLATDRAREIYQEVLGLLKSRTVTDYAAQRLETLYPSPRRSRIDEVQAFAREALEREPTPDVLEALAGVEPLREPGDVRVRERCLATTDAECYSEAREAIPELSVEVVEDTQGLAELARGYATVIALDESFAGVALDGDVQVRPDALENPAEVVPERPLAFFARNRDRLQAAIAVHRAADLEAPCDLAALEGGLSRLTDDGTVAGDDELDRLTTAVDDLDAAASAAESVANDRLREAIREQDVTIEGSDLLSLVERGAGVDSLLSRELADEYADAVAAAREHLVDALDLEAGEAEIARRAFGDEPTFPVERDEDTVGRLREELTAAKERRAGRLKRELAADLADQREGARQLVRDALELDVELAIARFADDFDCVLPAFVDPTDAVGFDIEGGRSPLLDEPLERIDPVDYAVSGVALLSGVNSGGKTSTLDLVASVVVLAHMGLPVPAEQVRLRRFDDLHYHAKTQGTLDAGAFESTVREFADLAQGGEGSLVLVDELESITEPGASAKIIAGILEALSENGATAVFVSHLAGEIREMAAFDVTVDGIEAVGLVNGELEVNRSPVKDHLARSTPELIVEKLAGEHDSAFYGELLEKFE; this comes from the coding sequence ATGGACCTCGAGTCGATTCCGGGCGTCGGCGAGAAGACGGCCCGCGCGCTCGCTGCCCTCGACGACCCCGAGCGCGCGTTGCGGGCGGGCGACGTGGCGACGCTTGCGACCGCGCCGGGAATCACCCAGGGTCGGGCCGCCCGCATCGCACGAGGGGCGATCCGGCTCGAGCACGACGATCCGGGTGGGTTCCTCGCGACCGACCGCGCCCGCGAGATCTATCAGGAGGTCCTCGGCCTGCTCAAAAGCCGCACCGTCACCGACTACGCCGCCCAGCGCCTCGAGACGCTCTATCCCAGCCCGCGACGCTCGCGCATCGACGAGGTGCAGGCGTTCGCCCGCGAGGCCCTCGAACGTGAGCCTACCCCCGATGTCCTCGAGGCGCTCGCGGGGGTCGAACCCCTCCGGGAGCCGGGCGACGTGCGCGTCCGCGAGCGCTGTCTGGCGACGACCGACGCCGAATGCTACAGCGAGGCCCGCGAGGCGATCCCGGAACTCTCCGTCGAGGTCGTCGAGGACACACAGGGGCTGGCGGAACTTGCCCGCGGCTACGCGACGGTGATCGCCCTCGACGAATCCTTTGCCGGCGTCGCACTCGACGGGGACGTGCAGGTCCGACCCGACGCCCTCGAGAACCCGGCCGAGGTCGTCCCCGAGCGCCCGCTCGCCTTCTTCGCGCGCAATCGCGATCGGCTCCAAGCGGCTATCGCAGTCCATCGAGCCGCCGATCTCGAGGCCCCCTGCGATCTCGCGGCGCTCGAGGGCGGGCTCTCGCGGCTGACCGACGACGGCACGGTTGCGGGCGACGACGAACTCGACCGGCTGACGACGGCGGTCGACGATCTGGACGCGGCGGCGAGCGCGGCAGAAAGCGTCGCCAACGACCGGCTCCGGGAGGCGATCCGCGAACAGGACGTCACGATCGAGGGGTCAGACCTCCTGTCGCTGGTCGAGCGCGGGGCCGGCGTCGATTCCTTGCTCTCGCGGGAACTCGCGGACGAGTACGCCGACGCCGTCGCGGCGGCTCGCGAGCACCTCGTCGACGCGCTCGACCTCGAGGCCGGCGAGGCCGAGATCGCCCGCCGTGCGTTCGGCGACGAGCCGACGTTCCCGGTCGAACGCGACGAGGACACCGTCGGTCGGCTGCGCGAGGAGTTGACTGCGGCCAAGGAGCGCCGTGCGGGACGACTCAAACGCGAACTCGCGGCCGACCTGGCCGACCAGCGCGAGGGTGCCCGCCAACTCGTCCGCGACGCGCTCGAGCTAGATGTCGAACTCGCGATCGCCCGCTTCGCCGATGACTTCGACTGCGTGCTGCCCGCGTTCGTCGACCCGACCGACGCTGTCGGCTTCGACATCGAGGGTGGGCGCTCCCCACTGCTCGACGAACCGCTCGAGCGGATCGATCCCGTCGACTACGCGGTCTCGGGCGTTGCCTTGCTCTCGGGAGTCAACAGTGGCGGGAAGACCTCCACGCTGGATCTGGTCGCGAGCGTAGTCGTGCTGGCCCACATGGGTCTGCCCGTCCCAGCCGAGCAGGTGCGGTTGCGGCGGTTCGACGATCTGCACTACCATGCGAAGACTCAGGGAACGCTGGACGCGGGGGCCTTCGAGTCGACCGTCCGGGAGTTCGCCGACCTCGCGCAAGGCGGCGAGGGCTCGCTCGTGTTAGTCGACGAACTCGAGAGCATCACCGAGCCCGGGGCGTCGGCGAAGATCATCGCCGGCATTCTCGAGGCGCTGTCCGAGAACGGCGCGACCGCGGTGTTCGTCTCCCACCTCGCGGGCGAGATCCGCGAGATGGCCGCCTTCGACGTGACTGTCGACGGGATCGAGGCGGTTGGACTCGTGAATGGCGAACTCGAGGTGAACCGCTCGCCGGTCAAAGATCACTTGGCGCGGTCGACGCCAGAGCTGATCGTGGAGAAACTGGCGGGCGAACACGATAGCGCGTTCTACGGGGAACTCCTGGAAAAATTCGAGTAG
- a CDS encoding amphi-Trp domain-containing protein — MPEEVLFKSETDMNRSEIASLLRRVADNLDAGEAITLSAGSDSVTLEPPARPTFEVKAEREGPTNAPGELSIEFELEWDEDGGDGGTGGDLSIE; from the coding sequence ATGCCAGAAGAAGTGCTGTTCAAATCCGAAACCGACATGAACAGAAGCGAAATCGCGTCGTTACTCCGTCGCGTCGCGGACAACCTGGATGCCGGCGAGGCGATCACGCTCTCGGCTGGTTCCGACTCCGTCACGCTCGAGCCGCCGGCGCGGCCGACCTTCGAGGTCAAAGCCGAACGTGAAGGGCCCACCAACGCGCCCGGTGAACTGTCCATCGAGTTCGAACTCGAGTGGGACGAGGATGGCGGCGACGGCGGCACCGGCGGCGATCTGTCCATCGAGTAA
- the larE gene encoding ATP-dependent sacrificial sulfur transferase LarE, protein MTSVEAKREAVRDDLAAREGVLVAFSGGVDSSVVAALAHDALGDDAVACTAKSETLPEAELEDARRVADEIGIRHEIVSFSELESEAFVENDDDRCYHCRTMRLGEMQATARELGIGTVCDGTNADDPGAGHRPGLQAVDELDVHSPLLAHDITKAEVREIAAHYGLSVADKPSMACLSSRIPTGLEVTDDRLTRIEWAEALLRQWGFDQFRVRDHDGLARIEVAPEELERALTREFAETVREELSQLGFDHVTLDLHGYRTGSVSPAGDEEATAESTSDD, encoded by the coding sequence ATGACATCGGTCGAGGCGAAACGCGAGGCCGTCCGCGACGACCTCGCGGCCCGCGAGGGGGTCCTCGTGGCCTTCTCCGGCGGGGTCGACTCGAGCGTGGTGGCCGCACTCGCCCACGACGCGCTCGGCGACGACGCCGTCGCCTGCACCGCGAAAAGCGAAACCCTCCCCGAGGCCGAACTCGAGGACGCCAGACGCGTCGCCGACGAGATCGGCATCCGCCACGAGATCGTCTCCTTCTCGGAACTCGAGAGCGAGGCGTTCGTCGAAAACGACGACGATCGCTGCTATCACTGTCGGACGATGCGCCTCGGCGAGATGCAAGCGACGGCCCGTGAACTCGGGATCGGAACGGTCTGTGACGGGACCAACGCCGACGATCCGGGTGCGGGCCACCGACCCGGCCTGCAGGCGGTCGACGAACTCGACGTGCACTCGCCGCTGCTGGCCCACGACATCACGAAAGCGGAGGTCCGCGAGATCGCCGCCCACTACGGCCTCTCGGTCGCCGACAAGCCCTCGATGGCCTGTCTCTCATCGCGCATCCCGACCGGGCTCGAAGTCACCGACGATCGACTCACGCGGATCGAGTGGGCCGAGGCCCTGTTACGACAGTGGGGCTTCGACCAGTTCCGCGTCCGCGACCACGACGGCCTCGCACGGATCGAGGTCGCGCCCGAGGAACTCGAGCGTGCACTGACCCGCGAGTTCGCGGAGACGGTTCGTGAGGAACTCTCACAGTTGGGATTCGACCACGTCACGCTCGATCTCCACGGCTACCGGACTGGCAGCGTCAGCCCCGCGGGCGACGAGGAGGCTACGGCGGAGTCGACGAGCGACGACTGA